In one Pseudomonas sp. MM211 genomic region, the following are encoded:
- a CDS encoding class I SAM-dependent methyltransferase translates to MEALAPHLHEAAQQWAQRLGLPVEGEAEFALQLGEAGLQLVELGPQAPGPVRVDFVEGAVAHRRQFGGGTGQMIAKAVGVQPGIRPQVLDATAGLGRDAFVLASLGCTISLIERQPLIGALLEDGLQRAAADAEVAAIVARMRLLQGNAISIMADWQEEVPQVIYLDPMFPHRDKSALVKKEMRLFRPFVGDDTDAPALLEAALKLASHRVVVKRPRKAPVIEGAKPGYALEGKSSRYDIYPLKKLTP, encoded by the coding sequence ATGGAGGCCCTGGCCCCGCATCTGCACGAGGCCGCACAACAGTGGGCGCAGCGCCTCGGGTTGCCGGTGGAGGGGGAGGCCGAGTTCGCGCTGCAACTGGGCGAAGCTGGCTTGCAACTGGTCGAACTTGGCCCCCAGGCGCCGGGGCCGGTGCGGGTGGATTTCGTCGAGGGCGCGGTCGCGCACCGGCGTCAGTTCGGCGGCGGCACCGGGCAGATGATCGCCAAGGCGGTCGGCGTTCAGCCGGGCATTCGCCCGCAGGTGCTGGATGCCACCGCTGGCCTCGGCCGTGATGCCTTCGTGCTGGCCAGCCTCGGATGTACGATCAGCCTGATCGAACGCCAGCCGCTGATTGGCGCGCTGCTCGAGGATGGCCTGCAGCGGGCTGCCGCTGATGCCGAGGTGGCGGCCATCGTCGCGCGCATGCGTCTGCTGCAGGGCAACGCCATTTCCATCATGGCCGACTGGCAGGAGGAAGTGCCTCAGGTGATCTACCTCGACCCGATGTTTCCCCATCGCGACAAGAGTGCGCTGGTGAAGAAGGAGATGCGCCTGTTCCGGCCTTTCGTAGGGGACGACACGGATGCTCCGGCGTTGCTCGAAGCGGCCCTCAAACTCGCCAGCCATCGTGTGGTGGTCAAGCGGCCACGCAAGGCGCCGGTCATCGAGGGAGCGAAGCCGGGTTATGCGCTCGAGGGTAAATCCAGCCGTTACGACATCTACCCGCTGAAGAAACTCACGCCTTAG
- a CDS encoding FxsA family protein, giving the protein MRIFMFLFLLFPILELAVLISVGSAIGVLPTIALVIATSIFGGLMLRIAGITTAWRARERLARGEMPDQEVLQGLMMAVGGGLLLLPGFISDVIGLLCLLPFTRRKLVERVRRRAAEQAERQRAFADDLAARNGQPGSGANRPNVLEGEYERRD; this is encoded by the coding sequence ATGCGCATTTTCATGTTCTTGTTCCTGCTGTTCCCAATCCTGGAACTGGCAGTACTTATTTCGGTGGGTAGTGCGATTGGCGTACTGCCGACCATTGCCCTGGTGATCGCTACGTCGATCTTCGGTGGCCTGATGCTGCGTATCGCCGGCATCACCACTGCCTGGCGTGCCCGCGAAAGACTAGCCCGTGGCGAAATGCCGGATCAGGAAGTCCTGCAGGGGCTGATGATGGCCGTAGGTGGTGGTCTGTTGCTGCTGCCGGGGTTCATCAGCGACGTTATCGGCCTGCTGTGTCTGCTGCCTTTCACCCGTCGCAAGCTGGTCGAACGCGTGCGCCGTCGTGCCGCCGAGCAGGCCGAGCGTCAGCGTGCCTTCGCTGACGATCTGGCCGCGCGCAATGGTCAGCCTGGTTCTGGCGCAAATCGTCCGAACGTACTCGAGGGCGAGTACGAGCGCCGCGATTGA
- a CDS encoding co-chaperone GroES has protein sequence MKLRPLHDRVVIRRSEEETKTAGGIVLPGSAAEKPNQGEIVAVGTGRVLDSGEVRALAVKVGDKVVFGPYSGSNTVKVDGEDLLVMSENEILAVVEA, from the coding sequence ATGAAGCTTCGTCCTTTGCATGACCGCGTCGTGATCCGTCGCAGCGAAGAAGAAACCAAAACTGCTGGCGGTATCGTGCTGCCGGGCTCGGCCGCTGAAAAGCCGAATCAGGGCGAAATCGTTGCTGTTGGCACTGGCCGCGTTCTGGATAGCGGTGAAGTCCGTGCACTGGCCGTCAAGGTCGGTGACAAAGTGGTTTTCGGCCCGTACTCGGGTAGCAACACTGTCAAAGTCGACGGCGAAGACCTGCTGGTGATGAGCGAGAACGAAATCCTCGCTGTTGTCGAAGCCTGA
- a CDS encoding extensin-like domain-containing protein, translating to MSVRNFLLALLLLIVVGGPLALYRQWIDVPPRWNPWAPLDLRDAPNWLTGYKLGRLQDDPALCRTVLDTSSLRYVALADSTPSADCPLTNTVRVQGSDVRLSSSFIATCPVAAAFALFERHGLQPAAQEVFGQRVTQIDHVGSFACRTIAGSQRRSQHASANALDIVGFRLADGSRISVLRDWPGSDDKSLFLRQVQQAACTTFNTTLGPDYNAAHRDHFHLDMGLFRMCR from the coding sequence CTGAGCGTGCGTAATTTTCTGCTCGCGTTGCTATTGCTGATTGTCGTGGGTGGGCCGCTGGCGCTGTACCGGCAGTGGATCGACGTACCGCCACGCTGGAACCCATGGGCACCGCTGGATCTGCGTGATGCGCCAAACTGGCTGACCGGCTACAAGCTCGGTCGTCTGCAGGACGATCCGGCGCTGTGCCGCACGGTGTTGGATACCTCGTCGCTGCGCTATGTGGCGTTGGCCGACAGCACGCCCAGCGCTGATTGCCCGCTGACCAACACGGTACGCGTGCAGGGCAGCGATGTGCGCTTGAGCAGCAGTTTCATCGCCACCTGCCCGGTGGCGGCGGCATTCGCCCTGTTCGAGCGGCATGGTTTGCAGCCGGCGGCGCAGGAGGTGTTCGGCCAGCGCGTCACCCAGATCGACCATGTCGGCAGCTTCGCCTGCCGCACCATCGCCGGCAGTCAGCGGCGTAGCCAGCACGCTTCGGCCAATGCTCTGGATATCGTCGGTTTTCGCCTGGCCGATGGCAGCCGTATCAGCGTGCTGCGCGACTGGCCCGGCAGCGATGACAAATCGCTGTTCCTGCGTCAGGTACAGCAGGCTGCCTGCACCACCTTCAACACCACCTTGGGGCCCGACTACAACGCTGCTCATCGCGACCATTTCCATCTGGATATGGGCCTATTTCGGATGTGCCGCTGA
- the groL gene encoding chaperonin GroEL (60 kDa chaperone family; promotes refolding of misfolded polypeptides especially under stressful conditions; forms two stacked rings of heptamers to form a barrel-shaped 14mer; ends can be capped by GroES; misfolded proteins enter the barrel where they are refolded when GroES binds) has protein sequence MAAKEVKFGDSGRKKMLAGVNVLADAVKATLGPKGRNVIIEKSFGAPLITKDGVSVAKEIELKDRFENMGAQLVKDVASRANDDAGDGTTTATVLAQAIVNEGLKAVAAGMNPMDLKRGIDKATIAIVAELKKLSKPCTDTKAIAQVGTISANSDHSIGEIIAEAMEKVTKDGVITVEEGTGLENELSVVEGMQFDRGYLSPYFINKPDTMVAELDSPLLLLVDKKISNIRELLPVLEAVAKAGRPLLIVAEDVEGEALATLVVNNMRGIVKVAAVKAPGFGDRRKSMLQDIAVLTGGTVISEEIGLSLETTTLEHLGNAKRVILNKENTTIIDGAGVKSDIDGRISQIRQQIGDTSSDYDKEKLQERLAKLSGGVAVIKVGAGSEVEMKEKKARVEDALHATRAAVEEGVVPGGGVALVRSLQAISELRGDNADQNVGIALLRRAVEAPLRQIVANSGDEPSVVVDKVKQGSGNFGYNAATGEYGDMIEMGILDPAKVTRSALQAASSIASLMITTEAMIAEIKDDAPAGGGMPDMGGMGGMGGMM, from the coding sequence ATGGCTGCTAAAGAAGTTAAATTCGGCGACTCTGGCCGTAAAAAAATGCTCGCCGGTGTCAACGTCCTGGCTGACGCAGTAAAAGCAACGCTGGGGCCAAAAGGCCGTAACGTGATTATCGAGAAGAGCTTCGGCGCTCCTCTGATCACCAAAGACGGTGTTTCGGTTGCTAAAGAAATCGAACTGAAAGACCGTTTTGAAAACATGGGCGCGCAGCTGGTCAAAGACGTTGCTTCCCGTGCCAACGATGACGCCGGTGACGGTACTACCACCGCAACCGTTCTGGCTCAGGCTATCGTCAACGAAGGCCTGAAAGCCGTCGCTGCTGGCATGAACCCGATGGATCTCAAGCGCGGCATCGACAAGGCGACCATTGCCATCGTTGCTGAGCTGAAGAAGCTGTCCAAGCCGTGCACCGACACCAAGGCTATCGCTCAGGTAGGTACTATCTCCGCGAACTCCGACCATTCCATCGGCGAGATCATTGCCGAAGCCATGGAAAAAGTGACCAAAGACGGTGTCATCACCGTTGAAGAAGGCACTGGCCTGGAAAACGAACTGTCGGTTGTTGAAGGCATGCAGTTCGACCGTGGCTACCTGTCTCCGTACTTCATCAACAAGCCGGACACCATGGTTGCCGAGCTGGACAGCCCGCTGCTGCTGCTGGTTGACAAGAAGATCTCCAACATCCGCGAACTGCTGCCAGTTCTGGAAGCGGTGGCCAAAGCTGGCCGTCCGCTGTTGATCGTGGCTGAAGACGTTGAAGGCGAAGCCCTGGCGACTCTGGTTGTGAACAACATGCGTGGCATCGTCAAAGTTGCAGCCGTTAAGGCTCCAGGTTTTGGTGATCGTCGCAAGTCCATGCTGCAGGACATCGCTGTTCTGACTGGCGGTACCGTTATCTCGGAAGAGATCGGCCTGAGCCTGGAAACTACTACCCTGGAACACCTGGGTAATGCCAAACGCGTCATTCTGAACAAAGAAAACACCACCATCATCGATGGTGCTGGTGTTAAGAGCGACATCGACGGTCGTATCTCGCAGATTCGTCAGCAGATTGGCGACACCAGCTCGGATTACGACAAAGAAAAACTGCAAGAGCGTCTGGCCAAACTGTCGGGCGGCGTTGCAGTGATCAAGGTCGGTGCCGGTTCCGAAGTTGAAATGAAAGAGAAGAAAGCCCGCGTTGAAGACGCCCTGCACGCAACCCGTGCGGCCGTTGAAGAAGGCGTGGTACCTGGCGGCGGCGTGGCGCTGGTTCGCTCCCTGCAGGCTATCTCCGAGCTGCGCGGCGACAACGCTGATCAGAACGTAGGTATCGCTCTGCTGCGTCGCGCTGTTGAAGCGCCCCTGCGCCAGATCGTTGCCAACTCAGGCGACGAGCCGAGCGTTGTAGTCGACAAGGTCAAGCAGGGTTCGGGTAACTTCGGTTACAACGCTGCTACCGGCGAATACGGCGACATGATCGAAATGGGTATCCTGGATCCAGCCAAAGTGACCCGTTCGGCACTGCAAGCTGCTTCCTCGATCGCCAGCCTGATGATCACCACTGAAGCCATGATCGCCGAGATCAAGGACGACGCTCCAGCTGGCGGCGGTATGCCAGACATGGGCGGCATGGGTGGTATGGGCGGCATGATGTAA
- a CDS encoding isocitrate lyase/PEP mutase family protein — protein MSTQQRLGERFSQLHRQDGLLVLPNPWDAGSAKMLASVGFQALATTSAGLAFSLGRRDAEGAVSRDEALANARDIVAATALPVAADLENGYGDSPQDCAETLRLAAAIGLVGGSIEDATGRADAPIYAFELAVERIHAAVAAARSLGFPFTLTARAENYLHGRADLDDTIRRLVAYAEAGADVLYAPGLTRREEISAVVQAVAPRPVNVLVGSPSLNLSLDELAELGVKRVSLGSNLARVAYGAFLQAATELADAGDLRGAQQALPFDRINDLFRG, from the coding sequence ATGTCCACCCAACAGCGCCTTGGCGAACGCTTCAGCCAGTTGCATCGGCAGGATGGCCTGTTGGTGCTGCCCAACCCTTGGGATGCCGGCTCGGCGAAGATGCTGGCGAGCGTTGGCTTCCAGGCGCTGGCCACCACCAGCGCCGGGTTGGCGTTTTCCCTGGGGCGACGGGATGCCGAAGGTGCGGTATCCCGTGACGAAGCCCTGGCCAATGCGCGGGATATCGTCGCCGCTACGGCCCTGCCGGTGGCCGCGGATCTGGAAAACGGCTATGGCGACAGCCCGCAGGACTGCGCGGAGACCTTGCGTTTGGCGGCTGCAATCGGCCTGGTTGGTGGCTCCATCGAGGACGCCACGGGGCGCGCCGATGCGCCCATCTATGCGTTCGAGCTGGCGGTGGAGCGCATCCATGCCGCGGTCGCCGCTGCTCGTAGCCTGGGCTTTCCCTTCACGCTGACCGCGCGGGCAGAGAACTATCTGCACGGCCGCGCGGATCTGGACGACACCATCCGCCGCCTGGTGGCCTACGCCGAGGCGGGTGCCGACGTGCTTTATGCGCCGGGCCTGACACGGCGCGAGGAGATCAGCGCGGTGGTGCAGGCGGTGGCGCCGAGGCCGGTCAACGTGCTGGTCGGCTCGCCAAGTCTGAACCTGTCGCTGGACGAATTGGCCGAGCTTGGCGTCAAGCGCGTGAGCCTCGGCTCCAATCTGGCGCGGGTGGCTTATGGCGCCTTCCTGCAAGCCGCCACAGAGCTTGCCGACGCAGGTGACCTGCGTGGTGCGCAGCAGGCGCTGCCGTTCGACCGTATCAACGATCTGTTTCGTGGCTGA